The Streptomyces durmitorensis genome contains the following window.
GGAACCCGTGGTCACCAGGGCGAGCAGCGAGGCGAGCAGCATCACCGGGATCGCCCGCCCCGGCGAGCGCATCAGCGGCCGGCTGGTGACGGCGCCCACGGCGGTGCCCGTCAGCGCGCTCACCAGCATCGCGAGCAGCCCCGCACCGCTCGCCGCGAGCCGGTTCACGGCCGTCCGGTGATCGGTGCTCGCCGGGTCGCTGATCACGGCCACGACGACGGTGGCGACAGCGCCGAGCAGGGCGGTCGCGAGGAACGCGGAGAGCAGACAGGCCAGTTGCGCCCGCCAGGGACCGGCAGCAGCGGCCGCACAACTGCGGGCCGCGGGCGGCTCGTTGGTGGCGCAGATCCGCACGAGCCAGGCGGCGACGGGCAGCAGCGCGGCGGCCGCGTAAGCGAGGGAGTCGAGGATCGGCTGTCCGCTCTGTACGCCGACGGCGAGGAACGCGGCGTACAGGATGACGGGGGCCAGCCAGCGCTGGGAGCGCAGGAGGAGAGCGGACTGGTAGTGGAGCAGGGCGTTCACCGGTCGCGCACCTCGCTCGTGCTCGTGCTCGTGCTCGTGCTCGCGCTCGCGCTCGTACTCGTGCTCGTCGTCGGCGCGGGCCCTGCAGGCGCGGGCCCCGCGGGCTGGGGCCCCGCCGAGGCGGCGGATCCCGCAGCGGGCCCCGCGGGCACGGCGTTTGCCGCGGGCGGGGCGGGAACGGCGAGCGGGGCGGGTGCTGCGGGCCCGGCGGAGGCAGGGCCCGGGACACCCTCCGGGCCTGACCCCGAGTCGGCTCCCACTACGGCCTCCGGGACGGCCCTTGAGGCGGCCCCCGACACCGAACCCGGCTCAAGACCCAGACCCAGACCCGGACCCGGACCCGTCACCGACACCGACACCACGTGCCACGGCGGACGCGCCGTCAGCAGCGCCCGCAGCGCGACATCCGAATGCGTCGCCGCCACCGTCAGCCGCAGCGCCCCCTCAGGCGAGTGCCCCGTGACGGCACCCGGCACGGAGGGCGGCTCGGCGCCCGGAGGCCCCTGCGTCACGATCACGACCGTAGGAGCATCCGAAGCGCCGCCCTCCGGTGAAGTGCCTTCCGGCGTACGGCGGTTCACCGCCGAGCCGACCACCGCGTACGCCGCGTCGACCGTCCCCGCGAGCCGCCGCGGGTCGTGGTCCACGAAGACCACGGCGCCGCCGTCCGCGACCCGTTCGGCCACGGCCCGGTCGAGTTCGTCGCGGGCCGCGGTGTCCAGGCCCGTCCACGCCTCGTCGAGGACGAGAAGCTCGGGTCCTGCGAGGAGCGCCTGGGCCACCGCGACCTTCTGGCTGCTGCCCTTGGACAGTTCCGACAGGGGCGTACGCGCGTAACTCCCGGCCCCGAAGCGCTCCAGCCACTCCTCCGCCGCCCGCGCGGCCACCCCCTTCGCCAGGCCGTGGATGCGGCCCAGGTGCGTGAGGTACCCGGCGGCCGTGAACGGCAGCGCCGCCGGGAAGCGTTCGGGAACGTACGCCGTGCGCGGCCGTCCGACGACACGGCCCTCGGTCGGGGCGTCGATCCCGGCGAGCAGCCTCAGCAGGGTCGACTTGCCGGTGCCGTTCGCGCCCTCGATCCGCACCAGCGTGCCCGCGCGTACGCCGAAGCCGACACCCCGCAGGATCCACGGCCCGCCCATGGCATAGCGCCGCCCCACCCCGTCGAGCCGCAGCGCGGCCCCCGCAAGATCGCTGTCCATGCGGCCATCCTCGCGCAGGGGTCCGGTGGCGGGGCAAGAGGCAAAGCCCCTGACGGGCCCGATCTTCCGCCTGGCAGACTGGACGCGTGAGCAGCGACCAGTCCGCCGGGAACCCCCAGCCGCAGGACATCCAAGACCCCCAGGACAGCCCGTTCCGCGTGGCGCAGACGACACGCGACGAGGCACCGCAGTTCGTGCTGCCGCTGGTGGCGCGCATCGAGCGCGCCGAGCCTCCGCACCGTACGGACGCCCTGGAGACCGCGGCCCGCGCGGTGCTCGTCATGCTCGACGACGAGCGGTCCCTGGGCGAGGGAGAGTGGGCGCAGGCCATGCGGGACTGGCAGGACGCCCGGATCCGCAAGGTGGTGCGGCGGGCCCGCGGCGCCGAGTGGCGGCGGGCCGAGGCGCTCCCCGGCATCACCGTCACAGGCAAGTCGGCGGAGGTCCGCGTCTTCCCGCCGGTGCCGCTGGACGGCTGGCCCAAGGACCTGGCGCGGCTCCAGGTGTCCGGCACGGACCTGGACGACCCGGAGCCGGTACCGCCGGCGGACGCGACCGCGCCGGTCCTGTGGATGAACCCCGATGTCGACATGTCGGCCGGCAAGGCGATGGCGCAGGCGGGGCACGGCGCCCAACTGGCCTGGTGGGAGCTGTCGGACGAGGAGCGCGCGGCCTGGCGCGACGCCGGATTCGCGCTCTCGGTCCGCACCCCGGACGCCGCGCTCTGGCGCGAACTCGTGGCGAGCGGCCTGCCGGTGGTGCGGGACGCGGGCTTCACGGAGATCGCGCCGGGTTCCTGCACGGTGGTCGCCGACCACCCGGCCTTGCGCTGAGCCGACACCCCGCCGCACCCCACGCTCAGGTACTGATCGTAGCCACCGGTTCGAGGCCGTACGTACGGGCGTAGCCGTTCTCGGCGCCGACGAGGAGGTCGACGACCTCGAAGTAGCGGTCCCAGAACGGGGTTTCGCGCAGGGCGTCGATGAGGAGCTGGTAGGCCTCGTGGTCGTCGGCCTCCCAGACCCAGACGTCGGTGACGCGGGTGGAGTAGAACTCCGTGTCGTAGAAGCGTGACCGGACTCCGGTGGTCTTGGCCTTGATCGCGGGGATCACCTGGGTGGTGAAGGCGTTCACCCGTTCCTGCGGGGTCATGGCGAGCCACTCGGGCTGGGTCTTGATGAGCATGAACGCGGTGACCGGCGGTGCGGTTGTCTCAGTGGTCATGACGGGTGCCTCCGTAGTGTGTTCAGTTCCGGGTGTTCGGTTCCGCGCGTTCAGGAGATGACGGCGGGCCTGAGGGTCTTGGCGCACCACTCCTCGAACGTGGTCAGGGAGGTGGCGCCCGGAGTGCGAGCGACGCCCGCGTCGAGGCCCTCGTTCTTGGCCCGCTTCATGTCGACGATGCCCTGGACGAACGCCTCGTTGAGGCCGTAGCCGAGGAGAGTGGCGCGCAGCTCGTCGAGCGGCTGGCATGCGTAGCGGACGGGTCGGCCGAGCTGCTCGGTCATGATGCGGGCCAGGTCGTCGGGGGACAGGTCCTGCGGGCCGAGCACCGGGACGCTGTCGCTGCCGGTCCACGAGCGGTCGAGGAGCAGGCCCGCGGCGACGGCCGCGATGTCGGCGACGGAGACGAGGGGAGCCCTGCGGTCGGCGTCGACGGCGTCGGTGAAGACGCCCTTCTCGCGGATCGAATCGGCCTCCTCCAGGAGGTTCTCGAAGAAGGACGGGTTGGCCAGGGCGCGGTACGCGACGCCGGTGCCCGCGATGAGGTCGTCCAGGGCGAGCGAAGCGGTGACCAGTCCCGCGCTGCCTGCGACCGGGGTGCCGCGGCCGAGCGCCGAGACGCCGACGACGTGGCCGACGCCATGAGCGACGAGGGCCTTCGCGGCGGGGCCCGTGAAGCCGGAGTAGGCGTCCTCGGGGGTCAGGGAGGCGTCCGGCGGGACGAGCCAGAACACGGCGTCCGCGCCCTCGAAGGCCCGGTCGACGACCTCGGCGTCGCCGTGCGAGCCGGTGATCACCTCGGTGCGTTCGCGCACCGCGTCGGGAAGCCGTGCGGGGTCGCGCACGATCACGCGCAGTTCCTCGCCGCGGGCGGGGGCGGACTCCAGGAGCAGGGGCAGCAGGTGGCGGCCGATGTTCCCGGTGGGAGCAGTGATGACGATCATGAAAAACCTCGTGGGCCGTGCCGGATCGGTACGTCCCTCATCCTGCGGAGGCCGGGGATATTGCCACAATGGGAACTTCAGCACGCAATCATTGCCTGAAATGGAATTACTCCCATGACCTGCGGTCCAGAGCCTGTTGTCGACGCCAATCTCGCCGTCGCGCTGGACGCCCTGCTCACCGAGCAGAGCGTCACCCGCGCCGCCGCACGCCTGCGCACGTCCCCCGCCGCCATGAGCCGCACGCTCGCCCGCCTCCGCCGCGTCCTCCAGGACCCGCTGCTTGTCCGGGCCGGCCAGACCATGGTCCCCACCCCGCGCGCCGAGGCCCTGCGCGAGGAGGTCGCCGCGGTGGTGCACCGCCTCGGGGCGCTGCTCGCTCCCGGCGCCGGCGTCGACCCCGCCGACCTGCGACGGACCTTCACCCTTCAGGCGGCCGACCTGGTCGGCGCGGCACTGGCTCCCGGGCTGCTCGAGCTGGCCGGGCAGGAGGCGCCGGGGGTCTCCCTGCGGGTCCGGGCCGAGGAGCTGGAAGCCGGTCCCGCCCTGCGCGACGGCCGGATCGACCTGGAGGTCGGATCCATCGACCACATCGACCCCGAGACCCGGGTCGAGGAGCTGGTCACCCTCCGCATGGCGGCGGCCGTCCGGCCCGGCCACCCCCTCACCGACGGGCCCCTGACCCCGGACCGACTCGCGGCAGCCGAGCACGTCGTGGTGAGCCGCCGCGGCCGGTTCACCGGCCCCCTGGACGCCGCACTGGCCGAGCGGAACCTTCGGCGGCGGGTCGCCGTCGTCCTGCCCAGCCACCTGGCCGCGATGACCCTCGCGGCCCGCAGCGATGTCGTCTGCCTCGTCCCCACCGCGCTCCCCGGCGCCACCCCCTCTCCCCTGACCGACCCCGCCACCACCCTCGGCCTGCGCGTCCTCGACATCCCCGTGCCCCTGCCGCTCCTGACCATCGGCATGGCATGGCACCCACGCCACGCGGCCGACGCGGGACACCACTGGCTCCGCGACGCCGTCCGCCGGACACTTCGCGCACCCGGAGGCCCGGCCTCCTGACCACCCCTGCCGCCAGACCACCCCTGCCGCCCGACCACCTCTGCTCGACTCCCCCGAGCACCGCATATTCTGTGGTCGCATGGAGTCGCGCCCGGTTCCCGCACCGTGGTCGCCGACCACCCCGCCCCCGCGCCGAGGAGACCGAGATGGGCACCAGAGCCGACGGCACGGTCGACACCAAACTCGACGGCCGCGTCGAGCGCGGCAACCAGACCCGGCGCCTGGTCCTGCGCCGCACGGTCGACATCGCCTCGGTCGAGGGCCTGGACGCGCTGTCGGTCGGCCGGATCGCCACCGAGCTGAAGCTCAGCAAGAGCGGGGTCTTCGCGCTCTTCGGCTCCAAGGAGGAGCTGCAGCTCGCGACCGTCCGCGCGGCGGGACGCATCTTCCTGGGCAACGTGGTGGAACCGGCCCACCAGTCACCGCCCGGCCTCGGCCGCGTGTGGCAGCTGTGCGCGCGCTGGCTCGACTACTCGGAGCAGCGGATCTTCCCCGGCGGCTGCTTCTTCTACGGGGTGATCGCCGAGTTCGACGCCCGCGAGGGGGCGGTGCACGACGCGCTGGTCCGCGCCAACCACGACTGGACCGGCCAGGTGGAGCGCTGCCTCACCGAGGCGCGCGACACCGGCGAACTGCGCCCGGACGCCGATGTCCCCCAGCTCGCCTTCGAGTTCATCGCCCTCATGGAGACGGCGAACGCGCACTCGGTCCTGCACGACGAACCGGACGCCTACCGCAGGGCGGCCATCGCCATCACGGCCCGGCTGCGCGCTGCGGCGACGGACCCGTCGCTGGTGCCTCGACTCCCCTGACCGTCCGGCCGGTTCGGCGGTGGAACCGGCTTCGGTAAACAAGTAGCACGACCGTTCGTTTAGATTTACGCTCATCGCATGCTTCCATCGATTCTGCGTGCGCCATGGCAAGCGGGCCCCGAGGCGTCCACGCCGGGCCCGGTCCTGGTGAGCGTCACGGAGTTCACCGCCGACCGTCACGGCCGGACCCTCCCGATCGCCCTGTCGGGGCTGCGGCTGCGCCGGAGCTGGCCGACGACGCCCGGCG
Protein-coding sequences here:
- a CDS encoding ABC transporter; the protein is MNALLHYQSALLLRSQRWLAPVILYAAFLAVGVQSGQPILDSLAYAAAALLPVAAWLVRICATNEPPAARSCAAAAAGPWRAQLACLLSAFLATALLGAVATVVVAVISDPASTDHRTAVNRLAASGAGLLAMLVSALTGTAVGAVTSRPLMRSPGRAIPVMLLASLLALVTTGSPAKSIMTALVTGSRDGVVPVPLLPVAGAAVLALAAVGVACGMASRRG
- a CDS encoding aminoacyl-tRNA hydrolase — encoded protein: MSSDQSAGNPQPQDIQDPQDSPFRVAQTTRDEAPQFVLPLVARIERAEPPHRTDALETAARAVLVMLDDERSLGEGEWAQAMRDWQDARIRKVVRRARGAEWRRAEALPGITVTGKSAEVRVFPPVPLDGWPKDLARLQVSGTDLDDPEPVPPADATAPVLWMNPDVDMSAGKAMAQAGHGAQLAWWELSDEERAAWRDAGFALSVRTPDAALWRELVASGLPVVRDAGFTEIAPGSCTVVADHPALR
- a CDS encoding darcynin family protein, whose protein sequence is MTTETTAPPVTAFMLIKTQPEWLAMTPQERVNAFTTQVIPAIKAKTTGVRSRFYDTEFYSTRVTDVWVWEADDHEAYQLLIDALRETPFWDRYFEVVDLLVGAENGYARTYGLEPVATIST
- a CDS encoding NAD(P)H-binding protein, whose protein sequence is MIVITAPTGNIGRHLLPLLLESAPARGEELRVIVRDPARLPDAVRERTEVITGSHGDAEVVDRAFEGADAVFWLVPPDASLTPEDAYSGFTGPAAKALVAHGVGHVVGVSALGRGTPVAGSAGLVTASLALDDLIAGTGVAYRALANPSFFENLLEEADSIREKGVFTDAVDADRRAPLVSVADIAAVAAGLLLDRSWTGSDSVPVLGPQDLSPDDLARIMTEQLGRPVRYACQPLDELRATLLGYGLNEAFVQGIVDMKRAKNEGLDAGVARTPGATSLTTFEEWCAKTLRPAVIS
- a CDS encoding LysR family transcriptional regulator, translating into MTCGPEPVVDANLAVALDALLTEQSVTRAAARLRTSPAAMSRTLARLRRVLQDPLLVRAGQTMVPTPRAEALREEVAAVVHRLGALLAPGAGVDPADLRRTFTLQAADLVGAALAPGLLELAGQEAPGVSLRVRAEELEAGPALRDGRIDLEVGSIDHIDPETRVEELVTLRMAAAVRPGHPLTDGPLTPDRLAAAEHVVVSRRGRFTGPLDAALAERNLRRRVAVVLPSHLAAMTLAARSDVVCLVPTALPGATPSPLTDPATTLGLRVLDIPVPLPLLTIGMAWHPRHAADAGHHWLRDAVRRTLRAPGGPAS
- a CDS encoding TetR/AcrR family transcriptional regulator, whose product is MGTRADGTVDTKLDGRVERGNQTRRLVLRRTVDIASVEGLDALSVGRIATELKLSKSGVFALFGSKEELQLATVRAAGRIFLGNVVEPAHQSPPGLGRVWQLCARWLDYSEQRIFPGGCFFYGVIAEFDAREGAVHDALVRANHDWTGQVERCLTEARDTGELRPDADVPQLAFEFIALMETANAHSVLHDEPDAYRRAAIAITARLRAAATDPSLVPRLP